The proteins below are encoded in one region of Methanobacteriaceae archaeon:
- a CDS encoding homoserine O-acetyltransferase, whose translation MKKESVGLVETKYFNLPDELDLESGKKIKNITLAYETYGKLNKNRNNAILVCHALTGDAHAAGWHEGDRKAGWWDIIIGPGKCLDTEKYFIICSNVLGGCKGSTGPASINPQTKKPYGLDFPLITIKDMINAQKELIDYLEIEKLLAVIGGSMGGLQVLQWCVSYPEMVKMGIPIATTALSSPQQIAFNEVGRRAIISDPEWNEGDYYHKNAPKNGLSLARMIGHITYLSSESMYQKFGRRLQDKEEYSFDFDLDFEVESYLHYQGESFVKRFDANSYLYITKAVDYFDLTSNGSLAEGLKNIKAKIMVISVDSDWLYTPEESEEIVMALNANEIDVSYFEIKSPYGHDAFLLESGQLNYIIGGFLSDMVVQDVMADEIPLIHEESTIEDAANLMMDCKVTHLPVVSNDKILIGIVTAWDISKAVALKCSNLEQIMTREVIVCQADEPIEKAAEKMKKYNISSLPVVDEDQKIKGIITTDQISTLITKH comes from the coding sequence ATGAAAAAAGAATCCGTGGGATTGGTAGAAACAAAATACTTTAATCTACCTGATGAACTTGATCTGGAAAGTGGTAAAAAGATCAAAAACATTACTTTAGCCTATGAAACCTATGGTAAATTAAATAAAAATAGAAACAACGCTATTTTAGTTTGCCATGCCCTTACCGGAGATGCTCATGCCGCAGGTTGGCATGAAGGGGATCGGAAGGCAGGATGGTGGGATATAATTATTGGTCCCGGTAAATGTCTGGACACTGAAAAATATTTCATAATTTGTTCCAATGTTCTGGGTGGATGTAAGGGTTCTACCGGGCCAGCATCAATTAATCCTCAAACAAAAAAACCATATGGTTTGGATTTTCCTTTGATAACTATTAAAGACATGATCAATGCTCAAAAAGAGCTCATTGATTATTTAGAAATAGAAAAATTATTGGCAGTTATTGGAGGATCCATGGGAGGCCTTCAAGTTTTACAATGGTGTGTATCATATCCCGAAATGGTTAAAATGGGAATTCCCATAGCAACAACTGCACTGTCATCTCCTCAGCAAATTGCATTTAATGAAGTAGGTAGAAGAGCCATCATATCCGATCCGGAATGGAATGAAGGAGATTACTACCATAAAAATGCTCCCAAAAATGGTTTAAGTCTGGCCAGGATGATTGGACATATAACTTATCTCTCTTCAGAATCTATGTATCAGAAATTTGGCCGTAGGCTTCAGGACAAGGAAGAATACAGTTTTGATTTTGATCTGGATTTTGAGGTGGAAAGTTACCTCCACTACCAGGGCGAATCATTTGTAAAGAGGTTTGATGCAAATTCATATCTTTATATTACAAAAGCTGTGGATTATTTTGATTTAACCAGTAATGGTTCACTGGCCGAAGGTTTAAAAAATATTAAAGCCAAAATAATGGTTATCTCTGTTGATTCTGACTGGTTATACACCCCAGAAGAGTCAGAAGAAATAGTTATGGCATTAAACGCTAATGAAATAGATGTTAGTTACTTTGAAATTAAATCTCCCTATGGACATGATGCTTTTTTACTAGAATCAGGCCAATTAAATTATATAATTGGCGGTTTTCTATCAGATATGGTGGTTCAGGACGTTATGGCAGATGAAATACCACTAATTCATGAAGAATCAACCATTGAAGATGCCGCTAATTTAATGATGGATTGTAAAGTTACCCATTTACCTGTGGTATCAAATGACAAGATATTAATCGGAATTGTGACTGCATGGGACATATCAAAAGCTGTAGCCCTTAAATGCAGTAATTTAGAGCAGATAATGACTCGAGAGGTTATTGTATGTCAAGCAGATGAACCTATAGAAAAAGCTGCTGAGAAGATGAAAAAATATAATATATCCTCACTTCCGGTGGTTGATGAAGATCAGAAAATTAAGGGAATCATTACTACTGATCAGATTAGTACACTTATCACTAAACACTGA
- the nifS gene encoding cysteine desulfurase NifS — MYMDNSATSHLDPEVLREMEPFLKEEFGNASTFYSLGRDARKALEIARENVAALIGASPQEIIFTSGGTESDNMAIKGTAYKWKSKGKHIITSVIEHPAVRETCKYLETQGFEVTYLPVYEEGIVRVSDVEAAIRDDTILITIMHANNEIGTIQPIAEIGKIAREKGIYFHTDAVQSVGKIPVDVAELNVDLLSLSAHKLNGPKGIGAIYIRKGIVLEPLIHGGGHERGIRPGTENIPSIVGLGKACSLANSNLEENRVYISKLRDSLIDGVLENIEESYLNGDRTNRLPNNAHFRFTGIEGESLVLHLDSKNIAASTGSACSSKNLEPSHVLMALGLEEVAAHGSLRLTLGKENKPEDIPYTITSIKEAVETLRKLSPLWCSAENL; from the coding sequence ATTTATATGGATAACTCAGCCACTTCACACTTAGATCCTGAAGTTCTAAGAGAAATGGAACCATTTTTAAAAGAAGAATTTGGTAATGCATCTACTTTCTATTCTCTAGGTAGAGATGCACGTAAAGCATTAGAAATCGCCAGAGAAAATGTTGCCGCACTAATAGGGGCCAGCCCACAGGAAATAATATTCACCAGTGGAGGTACTGAGTCCGATAACATGGCCATAAAAGGAACTGCTTATAAGTGGAAAAGTAAAGGAAAGCACATAATTACCAGTGTTATTGAGCATCCCGCTGTCAGAGAAACTTGTAAATACCTGGAAACACAGGGTTTTGAAGTTACTTATCTTCCGGTTTATGAGGAAGGAATAGTTAGAGTTTCTGATGTGGAAGCTGCCATAAGGGATGATACTATCCTTATCACTATAATGCACGCCAACAATGAGATTGGAACTATTCAACCCATTGCTGAAATTGGAAAAATAGCCCGAGAAAAAGGAATTTACTTCCACACCGATGCGGTGCAAAGTGTTGGTAAAATACCGGTGGATGTTGCTGAATTAAATGTAGACCTTTTATCATTATCTGCCCATAAATTGAATGGGCCAAAAGGTATTGGTGCCATTTATATAAGAAAAGGAATAGTTCTAGAGCCTTTAATTCACGGTGGAGGTCATGAGCGAGGTATTAGGCCGGGAACTGAAAATATTCCCAGTATAGTTGGATTAGGAAAAGCATGCTCTCTGGCCAATTCTAATTTAGAAGAAAACAGGGTTTATATCAGTAAATTAAGGGATTCATTAATTGATGGTGTTCTGGAGAATATTGAAGAGTCTTACCTTAATGGTGATAGAACCAATAGACTACCAAATAATGCTCATTTCAGATTCACTGGGATAGAAGGAGAATCACTAGTATTACATCTTGATTCTAAAAACATTGCTGCTTCTACCGGTTCTGCATGTTCTTCTAAGAATTTAGAGCCTTCACACGTTTTAATGGCTTTAGGATTGGAAGAAGTTGCAGCTCATGGATCACTTAGATTAACTTTGGGCAAAGAAAATAAACCGGAAGACATACCATATACTATAACATCTATTAAAGAAGCTGTTGAAACTCTGCGGAAATTATCACCCCTATGGTGTAGTGCAGAGAATTTATGA
- the nifU gene encoding Fe-S cluster assembly scaffold protein NifU, whose protein sequence is MYTDKVMDHFSNPRNVGDIPDASGEGTVGNPTCGDLMTIYIKVKDDVIEDIKFKTFGCGAAIATSSMVTELAMGKNVDEALKITRNDVADALEGLPPVKMHCSNLAADALQAAIEDYKKKKAEKKKE, encoded by the coding sequence ATGTATACTGACAAAGTAATGGATCATTTCTCTAATCCCAGAAACGTGGGAGATATTCCTGATGCAAGCGGTGAGGGAACCGTGGGAAATCCTACATGTGGTGATTTAATGACTATTTACATCAAAGTTAAAGACGATGTAATTGAAGACATTAAATTTAAAACCTTTGGCTGTGGTGCAGCTATTGCTACCAGCAGTATGGTAACTGAACTGGCCATGGGCAAAAACGTGGATGAAGCCTTAAAAATAACCCGAAACGATGTGGCCGATGCTCTGGAAGGTTTACCACCAGTTAAAATGCATTGTTCCAATTTGGCCGCCGATGCCTTGCAGGCTGCTATTGAAGATTATAAGAAGAAAAAGGCCGAAAAGAAAAAAGAATAA